Genomic DNA from Equus caballus isolate H_3958 breed thoroughbred chromosome 10, TB-T2T, whole genome shotgun sequence:
ATCACCTATTATGTGTTGGTCGCTCAGGGGTTCAGAGCCTGCTTTCAGAATCCCTGCCCCTCAGCAGGGACTGCTGGACGAGGCCCCAGGGGTTGTCTTCCCGGACTTAACAAGAGACCATTTTTCCTAGTGCTGCACCAATCTCTCGCTCAGAGCCCTGCCCTTCAGCCAACCCTCTGTGTGGTGGAGCGTATggatgggctctggagccaggctgcctggggtgaaattctggctccatcactctgtggctgtgtgaccttgggcaagtcccttcacctctctgagcctgtttcctcatctgtaaaacggtcATCATAAtgatacctacctcatggggAGGTTGTGAGCAGTCAACAAGACCATGTCTAGCACAGGAACTGGGAgggtaagtactcaataaatgtaacCCATAGTTATTAGAAGGGCAGTGTGGTCTAGCGGTTACCTATGTAGACTGGAGCCTGgcttaaatcctggctctgtttgCAAATTGTGTGGCTCTGTGCCTCCGTCTCCAAATCTGGAGAATGGGATCATTTGTTTCTACCTCGTAGCATTGagtgttattgtgaggattaaatgaattgcttatgtaaaatgcttagaagagtgcctggcacatccgTGTTCAATTTCTATTCCTTTCCATTATCTTCTGCTCTAAGCCCCCATCAAAACTAGAGCATGCAATGCACCTTTGAAGAGACCCTCAGAGTGTCGCCCACCTCTCATTTGTTTCCCAGGGTATCCTGAAGAATTTCTGTCCAGCCACTTACCAGAAAACCACGTTGTGACTTTGAGATCAGCTGGGGTGTCTCCAGCCCCAGAGAGACCCAGCTTGTGGGTCAGAAACACAGACTGTGGTCAGAAACACTTGAATTTCAATCCCTCTTGAGCTTTCCTGTGTggccttagacaagtcacttaacctctctgatcatCACTTTCCTCATGCGTAGAATGAGATGCTGGATCATGATATTAGTACAGCTTCATAATCACTCATCTCCTCCTGTGAAAtccaaaaagctctgaaaaccttgccccaaaaaagcaaaaacatttgGAGGCAAGATCGACACTGACGTGAGGCTATTCATAGTcttaatttatttcacttaaggTCAATATCCTACATTTCCCTACAGAACACTAATGATTTTGATTATGGGAGTTGCCGgactccacccccccccccccccgccggggGATGAATTTCACAATAAAAGATATAGTCACTGTGTCAATTTTCTAAAATCCCAAACTCTCTGAATTCGGAATCACATCTGGCCCGAGGGTTGTGGACCTCTGGTGCCAAACCTCCAGGGCTGGGAAGATATAATGAATGAACGAGTGTGAAGCCCTTTGCACGGTGCCCGGCACATAGGACAGCTGGTACCGTTTTTATTCCAGACAAATTATTTCATCCTTCCCAGCAGCCACTGGAAGCCCGTGGGACAGCAGAAAGCTGCGTGTTCTGAGTTCTCTTGGCCATGAGATCTGATAACACCCCTTTTTAAGACAGTACAGCTGTGGATAACTTCAGGCAGCCATAGAAGTGGCTTCCAGAACGTTTTTTAGCAGTAGattgtttttccaaattaaatCTAACATAGATCCCCGACATATCAAAGGGCAGACGATGATTTCATCAGCATCCCTTTATTTCATAAGTTCATATGTGTACAAGATGCATCcaccacaaagaaaaatgaagagttttAACAGAACCAGCTTTGGAAATTGGGGTTTACAAAGGCCAGCCGCAGCCTCCCGCCAGCCAGCACATCCGATTTACTTGGGCATTTTCTTTCAGGATTCATCAGGATTTGCTATGCCAGGGATGTCTTGACTCACACAGGGAAGTCGCTTCGGACGGTAAGTTTTGCACAACCGCCTGCATTGCAACCTCTGGAAACCCTTCCACTGGCCCAGAAAAACTcgaaagagaaatggaaggagatTTGAGTGTTATGGGCAACACTGAACAACCACTAACGTTGTATATCCCAAATATGAACGCTGTGTGGGAAACGCCTGAAACCCACAATAAGCACAAATGCAGCTTTAATATTGCAATATGATAATAAGAAGTGTCCCACGGTCCCGTTACTCTGCAATGACTGTGCCGTGATGGGAGAACGGCGTACCACAAACAAATGTGCCTGAGGTCTGCGTAGCAGTAATTCAAGTGCAGGCTCCCAGGAAACGATGCACACAGCAGTTCCGTATTCTGTGAGCGCTATGCCCAGGCTGGACATTTAcaaggaataaaaagataaatagagagcCTCAAACTCTAGACCATGGATGTATTTGCAGGAAGTCCAAACACATGTGCGGGGATGGCACGAAAAGCTTTCTCCCAACCATTGCAGAAAAGACAAGGATGTTGAGGCTGGTGATACAAGGCCAGCTTGGGGAATGGACAGCAATCATTCATCCAGATTTTACATTATGTCGATACCTATGTGAGCACTAAAACTTCCTTCTGTCTCGACTCCTGCTGGCAATGCAAGGACCCAGCTGGCATTTCTGACTGCCTGAGGGTGGGTCACTTGCCTGCACCCTGGTTGCCAGGTTGTGATGGAAAGACAGAACCGCCCCACCTTTTGGCTCTGTTACCGGGGCAAAATGGGGTAGCCTTGCAGAAATAAGAGAAGCCAGTGGACGCCGGGGTTCACAGACGTGACTGCCGCCCACCACTGTAATACATTGGGGGTCTCCACTATTACAATTTGGTAGGTAACAATCCAAGCCTCTGTTTGTCtgtgtgtggagtgtgtgtgtaaattacatttttggaaagaaattcaGCTCAACGCCTTGCAGATCTCTGAACAAATGCAAGTTTGCAAATTCACACGACAGATGCCCCTGGCCAAGAGGGCTGCCTGCCCGCGGGTACCTGCCTTCTCCCTGATTGCTTTGTTGTCGGTCTTCACCGTCACGGGGGACCCAGCTTATAGATTTGGGGATTCAACGTTAATGTGTTAATCGCTAACCCTTGAAGGTGACCTCCtaattatttccctccttttggaCCTTTCCCTCGATGTCTGGCCTTTCGTTCTTTAGAGAGTGGAGTGTGCTCCTCCCAAGCCAGAGCTCCTTGGGCTTGATTTTGGGGAGACCCAACCCCTCGCCCCAGGTCCAATCAGAGCAGAGGGTCCCACGCCGGACCACCCCGTAAGGGAGACCCAGCATCTAGAGAACAGCGGCAGCTTTTCACAGAGTCACACACCGAGCAGTTCCTCAGCCTCGGAGAGCAGGCAGCTCCCGACGGCAGGCGTGGTTTCTGTTTGCCAGTGTGCAAAACAGCGTGGCCTATTCTGGACACGCTTGTGCCAGAGGTACAGTCAAGGTACATCctcttaaaaaagacaaaacatggCTCTAGACTTTGAAATGACAGGATCTCCAGCAGGGCCCAAAGCTAAAGGGGCCTGGGCCTCCTCCCGACAACCTACACCCAGCAAGAAGGACTGTCCCCAAGATGAGGCCGCGGGGGATGGCGATGGCCTTTCTCCCCAGTGGGGAGCTCCCTGACGCTCTCTTTCTGCTTGGCTTTTCCTCATCTCTGGTAAGAGATGTTCTTCAACACCTTGGAATCCCAGCCcctgtttctcctcttctctttcctgcaaACACTTGCTTACGCAGGCGCCGTGGCTGCACCCCGCGGTCTCCATGGCAACGTCCGACGCGCCGCTCAGCTCCCACTGCGACTGCGCAGCTGATCCCGCGGGGGTCTCCGGGATGTTAGACGCGCTTTGCGGGTCTTTGAGACCCTTCCTCGCTCCGAAGTTACCCTCGCCCACTCAAATAGTATCCACACACATACTCAGGTGTTACTCCCACACTCTCAAATGCTACCCACAGCTGCTCAAATATTACCCACTTGAGCTCATATATTACACTCATACGCAAGGTGCTACCCACACACTCAGATGGTACCCGCACCTGCTCACGTATGTGATCTGAGTGCCGCGAGGGCAAGGTGTGGGTGTTTTGTTCCcagctgtatccccagtgcctggtacactgTAGgcgctcaggaaatatttgttgaatgaatgaatgatccatACTCAACCAGATATTACCCACATCTCTTCAAGTGGTACCCACGCCTGCTCAGATACACCCAAGTGTCTCATATGTCACCCACTTGCTATGAGCGTCATGAATTCAGGAATTTGCTCCCTTCTGCATCCCCAGCTTGTAGAACAGTACCTGGGATGTGGCGGGTGTGCCATAAATAGCTGTAGAAttaacgaatgaatgaatgatgctcACACAACCAGGTGTTAACCACGCCCACTCAGATGTAACCCACAAGTGAACAGATAAAAATACACACCCTCACTCACACACTAGTCCCGTGTTACTCATGCTCAGTCGGATGACACTTATTCTTACTCAAAGTTACCGGCTCACTAGATTAATATCCATCCTCGCTCACATTATCCACTCTTACTCTCATTCGCCAAACTTCTCACCTGGTACCCACCCTCCCACAGTCGTCACCCACGTCCACTCAGCTGGCTCCCCTCCTCACTCAGCCGCCCCCATGTCCACCCCACGTCACCTCACGGCTTCTTGTCAGGCGCATGGTGCCGCCGACGGTTTTTCTTGTGCTTCCGCTTGCCCTTTTTGTCATCTTCAGCCTTGCTCTCCTTCTCCGCCGAGTCCAGAGGTGGCATCCCGTCCGCCCCGGGGGTGGCCTCAGCTCCTGGCTTCTCCCCCAGCCCGGGCGCACAGCACTTTGGGGCAGGCAGCTCTCTGGGGCCCGTCAGCGTGGGGCAcagttcctgcctcaggacccGGGCCACATCCTCCACCGTCCTGCCCTCGCTCTGCAGGAAGAGGTTCAGCTTCGTCAGGAATTCGACGTCCTGCTTCCGGGGCATGTAGACCACTCTCCACGCGCCGCCCTTGCCCTGGATTTCCCTGGGAACCGCAGCGTAATTGATGTCCTCCACCAGCCTAATGATGGCTGCCTTGGATCTATCTTCTTCCAGAAAGGCCTTCCCAGCCACTTCGAACTTGCCCAGAGGTTTTAGGGGGACCCGGATGATCTCTTCGAATTCCTCGTGGTCGCAGTCCTCCGGGATGCCCAGGATCATCAGGGACTTGTAACTGTCCACCTCGAGAGCCTGGCACCCGTGCTCCAACAGGGCAATGTCCTTGACGCCAAACAGCATCTTGCCCAGCTCTCTGAGGCAGCAGTATGCCCGCTGGTGGACACCTGTGCTGCCTCGGGAATCCAAAAAATTATCCAGGCTGCCACGATCCCTTCCCAAAGGCTAACCGAGAGAGAGGCCTCGCGGTCTCAGTTCGTCCAACTCAGTCAAGGAGGGCAGGGTTGCACAGCGTCCAGGGTCTGCAGCCTCCCCCTGAGAGGCCTGTTGGGAGTTCCCAGGGACTCAcgcagagggaggcagaggtgggcGTCTGCCAGCTGGCTCGTTGCTCCCGAGTCCTGGGCAAGGCAGCACCAAGGAGGGAAGGTGCTGCTTCCGCTCTCTTGCTGGTGGCCTCCAAAGGTCTCGCAGGTCCTGGCAGTCTCAGCAGATGTGGGACTGCCTGCCTCCCTGGGACTTCTGCCACTGGGGTGTCGTGGGTGGGAGCCGGGCAAGCAAGGCGGATGGTCCCTCGCCGCTGGGCCCCGAGGCTGCCCTCCGTGCCCTGTGGCGGGGCTGAGAGGATGTGGCCGCTGCACTTGCTCCGCAGTGACGTCACCGCTTCCTTCCCTCTGTGGCCGAGCGGTCTCCATGGCAACCGCTACAGCAACGCCTTTGTCATCGGCTGCTTTGAAATCAAAGTCCGAAGGGGTCATTCGGGGGTGAAGGGTCAGCCATTCACCATGGGAAGTGCCACCCCCCTTCTTTGagaaaatggctgattccaggggaGCCGGGACAGGGAAGATGcaaaatgagcctggaacatcttttGGGAtcagaaagtaaagaaatgctcaaagaatgatgagaACAGGTGGAAAGACACAGCAGCCAGCTTgaagggctcccactggccaaatcggGGACAATTGGAGCAGCGACGTTACAAATAGGAAGAAGAGATCGTAACCccttgaataaaataggaatccaCGAGTCCATGTAGCTATAAGTTAAATGGGTAAACGGAAAGTTTGGTGGAGGAACGTGGCTTCTTACTTGTCTCATGTAAAACTTGTGAATCAAAGGGAACaaaagtatcttttttttgtGGACAGGACGTTGTGGAATGTCCTTGTTTGCAGGACACGCCCACTATAATATTCAGGGATTATATTCAGTATGACACGCCAGGTTGGCAATTTACTCTCAAAAGGGTTCAGAGGGAAAAAAGTTCTTTGCCCCACATTTGCAACTCCTGTAAGTTtgtgattgtttcaaaataatttttgaagggATGTCCCACCCATGTGATGGCCTTCACAACGTCCACCCCTCCCCTTCCTACCCCGGTGATAAAAGCCTGCAAGTCTGGGCTCGATTGACGGCCTCCAAACTCCCAGCTCTGGCTAATCAGTATAATCCCACCCCTTTGCTACAGTGATTGGCTCAGAAATGGTCACCTAGGTAACCGGGGGCTAAGCCAATCAGTGCATTCTATCTCCCAGGTCAAGAGATTGATTGGTTAAGGTCTGGACAGATGAACTCATAGTCCAATGAGAATGAAGCTGAGGACTTTTGTGACTACTAATGAGGAGGAATCGGCTCTCTTTCTCCCTCGATGTAAAATAAGAAAGATGGGAGCTGCGGGAGGCCATCCTGGAACCCTAAGAGAAGCCACTTTAAGGACGAATTCTGCATCCGGAGGAAGGCAGAGCTGAAAGAATCACGGAGAAACCATGCCATTGATCTGATGACATCATGCCCTCTGGATCAAACCGTACCTGAAACTTACACActctgaaactttttaaaaaatgcttttcaaattgAAATACGACATATGTAATGAGAAATGTACAAATTgtatataaaaatctataaactggggctggccccgtggccgagtggttgggttcgcgcgctccgctgcaggcggcccagtgtttcgtcagttcgagtcctgggcacggacgtggcactgctcgtcagaccacactgaggcggcgtcccacatgccacaactagaaggacccacaactaagaatatgcaaatatgtaccggggggctttggggagaaaaaggaaaaaataaaatctttaaaaaaaatctataaactgAACACATTGTATAGCCAGCGGCCAAATCAACAAATGAGCATCATCAGGGTCCCCACAAGAATGCTGTGTGCTAAGTCACCCCAACCTCTCGAGGGTGGCCACTATCTGGACTTTCAAAAGCATAGGTTcgtttttttctggttttgtattttatataaatggaatcacatattATGTGCTCTGTTTCTTGGTGACCATACATGTATGGTCTGTCAGGTATTAACCCAGGCAAACGGCAAGCTTTGGTAGATACCGTCAGTTTTCCAGCTTCCCAAAGTAGTTGTATCATTTTACTCGTCCACCGGTAGCATCTAAGAGTTCCAGTTCCTTCACATGGTTGCCAGCACTGGGTATTGTCAGACTTTTCCACTTCGGCAACTCTGCTGTGTATCTGATTGTGGTGTCTCTGGAGAGGAAtcttgttgtgtttttaatttgaatattcCTGACGACCAATGACTCTGAGAATTTTTTTCAGATGGGCGTTGGCCATTTGGGTATCCTATTTTATTGAAGAGTCTATTAAAATTTTCGCTTGTTTTTCTATTAGttcgttttctttttcttattgat
This window encodes:
- the PNMA8C gene encoding paraneoplastic antigen-like protein 8C, producing the protein MLFGVKDIALLEHGCQALEVDSYKSLMILGIPEDCDHEEFEEIIRVPLKPLGKFEVAGKAFLEEDRSKAAIIRLVEDINYAAVPREIQGKGGAWRVVYMPRKQDVEFLTKLNLFLQSEGRTVEDVARVLRQELCPTLTGPRELPAPKCCAPGLGEKPGAEATPGADGMPPLDSAEKESKAEDDKKGKRKHKKNRRRHHAPDKKP